The sequence CTTACATCACCAGAAACTCGAAAAGGTCGTGCTGATTGGGCATTCAATGGGCGGTGCGACAAGTCTGTGGTTTGCGCATCATCATCCAGAGCAGGTTGAGTCGCTGGTGCTCGTCGATGCATCGGGTATCTTCCCTGATGAAATCAACCCGTTAGAAAGATTGCTATATCGTGCGGTGGGTAGCCCGCTGATTGGCGAAGCAATGTTTGGACTGTTCGCAAATGCGTTTGGCGCCCGTCAAAGTTTAGTGCCTACCTATTACGATGTCTCAAAAGTAACGGATGAACTCGTCGAGCAGTTTGCAAAACCGTTGCGCTCCTCGGGCGCCATGTATGCCTATCTTGCCCCCTCTCGCTATCCTGAACGTTTCATGCTCAATACCTTGCCGCGTCCATGTCATTTCAAAGGCAAAACGCTGATTGTCTGGGGACGATACGATATGGCATTCCCGCCCGAAAAAATTCTTCCAAAGTTTAAGGAGATTTTGCCACAAGCTGAAGAAGTGATCATTGAAAACACGCGACACTGCCCACACGATGAAGAGCCACAGGCTTTCAACACCGCTCTTGCAAATTTTCTCTCAATTGCACACGACTAAGATGCATAATCTGAGACCGTCATGCAGTCAAAGTAGGCTGACTTAATGCACGCCGAACTTGGTCAATCAAGTGCGCTTTCTGCGTGAGAATGTCTTTGCCGATAAAAATTAA is a genomic window of [Chlorobium] sp. 445 containing:
- a CDS encoding alpha/beta hydrolase, translating into MQGNFLDWTYAEEAHAHFRFLALGKPSSQTPLLFVHGYGAMIEHWRHNLHFFAAHRQVFAIDLLGFGESEKPNAPYGLPLWAEQIRFFLHHQKLEKVVLIGHSMGGATSLWFAHHHPEQVESLVLVDASGIFPDEINPLERLLYRAVGSPLIGEAMFGLFANAFGARQSLVPTYYDVSKVTDELVEQFAKPLRSSGAMYAYLAPSRYPERFMLNTLPRPCHFKGKTLIVWGRYDMAFPPEKILPKFKEILPQAEEVIIENTRHCPHDEEPQAFNTALANFLSIAHD